The Vigna radiata var. radiata cultivar VC1973A unplaced genomic scaffold, Vradiata_ver6 scaffold_131, whole genome shotgun sequence genome has a segment encoding these proteins:
- the LOC106753487 gene encoding uncharacterized protein LOC106753487 encodes MIAAAELVNLRQGKDEPLRAFMHRYTEAARRVKGITHEFIIRNLPNCLKPGYVSETLYVELPNTLEELQEKMTKFIKMEDQRNFRRKTDVPTNEHKQERKHPREGDRNQRPPRRDLLAALGPRYDRYTNLTIPRERVFEKALQANIIFIHKRYTPRGVDETKSCRFHDNRGHTTKSCQVLKDEIERLIRAGHLREFVKEEPRQRRRSPKKTRRSPERPQQTTERSRERSRS; translated from the coding sequence ATGATAGCGGCCGCCGAGCTCGTCAATCTCAGACAGGGAAAAGACGAACCTCTGAGAGCATTCATGCATAGATACACTGAAGCAGCAAGGAGGGTAAAAGGCATCACTCACGAGTTCATTATCAGAAACCTACCCAACTGCTTAAAGCCAGGATATGTCTCGGAAACTCTCTATGTCGAACTACCGAATACACTGGAAGAATTGCAAGAAAAAATGACCAAGTTTATCAAAATGGAGGACCAAAGGAACTTCCGTAGAAAAACGGACGTTCCTACAAACGAACACAAACAGGAAAGAAAACATCCACGTGAAGGAGATCGAAACCAAAGGCCCCCGAGAAGGGATCTTCTAGCAGCTCTGGGCCCTCGATACGACCGTTACACAAACCTCACCATCCCGAGGGAGAGGGTATTTGAGAAGGCCCTACaagcaaatataatttttatccaCAAACGGTACACACCTAGGGGTGTAGATGAAACGAAATCCTGTCGGTTCCATGACAACCGAGGACACACCACAAAAAGTTGTCAGGTCCTCAAAGACGAAATTGAAAGATTAATCCGTGCTGGACACCTACGAGAATTTGTGAAGGAGGAACCAAGACAAAGAAGGCGTTCCCCTAAGAAGACACGTAGAAGTCCAGAACGCCCGCAACAAACGACCGAACGGTCACGTGAGCGTTCTCGAAGTTGA